In Pseudomonas sp. Leaf58, one DNA window encodes the following:
- a CDS encoding HlyD family type I secretion periplasmic adaptor subunit, translating into MGQFKDGLRRYFKGSDSLGGQPLPEVNKALIEDAPRVVRLTIWGVILFFVFLIVWASVAPIDEVTRGEGKAIPSSKVQKIQNLEGGIVAEIFAKEGQIVEVGQPLLRLDETRFASNVGETEADRLAMALRVERLSAEVEDSPLKIDEALRKAAPSQAAGEESLYLSRRQQLQDEIGGLQQQLVQRQQELREYSSKRAQYANSLELLRKEINMSEPLVATGAISQVEVLRLRRAEVENRGQLDSTALAIPRAEAAIREVQSKIEETRGKFRSEALTQLNEARTELNKTTATSKALDDRVHRTMVTSPVRGIVKQLLVNTIGGVIQPGSDIIEIVPLDDTLVIEAKILPKDIAFLHPGQEATVKFTAYDYTIYGGLKAKLEQIGADTITDEDKKTTYYLIRLRTDRSHLGTDEKPLLIIPGMVATVDIMTGKKTIMSYLLKPIMKARSEALRER; encoded by the coding sequence ATGGGACAATTCAAGGACGGCCTGAGGCGCTATTTCAAAGGCTCCGACTCACTGGGCGGCCAGCCTCTGCCCGAGGTCAACAAGGCCCTGATCGAGGATGCGCCACGGGTTGTGCGGCTGACCATCTGGGGGGTGATCCTGTTCTTCGTGTTCTTGATCGTGTGGGCCAGCGTCGCGCCCATCGATGAGGTCACGCGGGGTGAAGGCAAGGCCATTCCATCTTCCAAGGTGCAGAAGATCCAGAACCTGGAGGGCGGCATCGTCGCTGAAATCTTCGCCAAGGAAGGGCAGATCGTCGAAGTGGGCCAGCCGCTGTTACGCCTGGACGAAACCCGCTTCGCCTCCAACGTGGGTGAAACCGAGGCCGACCGCCTGGCCATGGCCTTGCGGGTGGAGCGTCTGAGCGCCGAGGTGGAAGACAGCCCGCTAAAAATCGATGAGGCACTACGCAAGGCCGCGCCAAGCCAGGCCGCCGGCGAAGAGTCGCTGTACCTGAGCCGGCGCCAGCAACTGCAAGACGAAATTGGCGGCCTGCAACAGCAACTGGTACAGCGCCAGCAGGAGTTGCGTGAATACAGCTCTAAACGCGCCCAGTACGCCAACAGCCTGGAACTGCTGCGCAAAGAGATCAACATGTCCGAGCCGCTGGTTGCCACGGGGGCGATTTCCCAGGTGGAGGTACTGCGCTTGCGCCGTGCCGAAGTGGAAAACCGCGGCCAACTGGATTCCACCGCTCTGGCCATTCCACGTGCCGAGGCAGCCATCCGCGAGGTGCAAAGCAAGATTGAAGAAACCCGTGGCAAGTTCCGCAGCGAAGCGCTGACCCAGCTGAACGAAGCGCGCACCGAGCTAAACAAGACCACCGCCACCAGCAAGGCGCTGGATGATCGCGTGCACCGCACCATGGTCACTTCGCCGGTGCGCGGTATCGTCAAGCAGTTGCTGGTGAACACCATTGGCGGAGTGATCCAGCCCGGCAGCGATATCATCGAAATCGTGCCACTGGACGACACGCTGGTAATCGAAGCGAAGATCCTGCCCAAGGACATCGCCTTCCTCCACCCCGGCCAGGAAGCGACAGTCAAGTTCACGGCCTATGACTACACCATCTACGGTGGGCTCAAGGCCAAGCTGGAGCAGATTGGCGCCGACACCATCACCGATGAAGATAAGAAGACTACCTACTACCTGATCAGGCTGCGCACCGATCGCAGCCACCTGGGTACTGACGAGAAGCCGCTGTTGATCATTCCGGGGATGGTGGCCACGGTAGATATCATGACCGGTAAAAAGACCATCATGAGCTACCTGCTCAAGCCAATCATGAAGGCACGTTCAGAAGCGCTGCGCGAGCGCTGA
- a CDS encoding type I secretion system permease/ATPase translates to MESEVSRVQLSHDPRSQHDDPLLDSLLSLCVLHQKPASRVMLTTGLPLPAQRLSPELLPRAAARAGLQGRLLQRKLEQIPSIAMPAMLLLKEGRSAVLLGWENEDTARLLLSESDGGEVHVSREALLSDYSGRVFFAQPQHKFDVNHGNLIPRAKSWFRDTLLRSKWLYIDAIAASLVINLIALAAPLFVMNVYDRVVPNQATSTLWVLAVGIAGAYIFDLILKGLRGLCLDLAGKKTDLIISATLFERIVGMSMKYRPARVGSFAQNIHEFQGLRDFLASLTLTSLIDLPFTILILIVIAIIGGHLVWIPIIAFPLALGIGYALQRPLMATMERTMALASERQSSLIETLAGLDAVKVNNAESERQYMWEQTLGTLSRLELRVKVLSSLAMNITLLIQQLAGVAMICVGVYLIIDGNLSMGGLVACYMLSGRALGPLGQLNGLLARYQQAKVTMVSTDHMMELPQERNFEERPLSRRVLQGSVEFRGVDFTYPNQQNQALKNINLTIRPGEKVGIIGRSGSGKSSLAKLIVGLYEANSGSLLVDGVDIRQIDVSELRHNIGYVPQDIQLLAGTLRDNLVSGARYIEDELILQAAELAGVHEFARLHPDGYELQVGERGQNLSGGQRQNVALGRALLLNPQILLLDEPTSAMDNTGEERLKQRLQAVVEGKTVLLVTHRASLLSLVDRLIVIDRGQIVADGPKAAVMDALKKGQISVA, encoded by the coding sequence GTGGAATCCGAAGTCAGTCGAGTCCAACTCAGCCACGATCCACGCAGTCAGCATGACGATCCCCTGCTGGATAGTCTGTTGAGCCTGTGTGTCCTGCACCAGAAACCTGCCAGCCGGGTCATGTTGACCACTGGGCTACCGCTGCCCGCCCAGCGCCTGAGCCCCGAGCTGTTGCCCCGCGCAGCAGCCCGGGCCGGCCTGCAGGGGCGCCTTCTGCAGCGCAAGCTGGAGCAGATCCCGAGCATCGCCATGCCGGCGATGCTGCTGCTTAAAGAAGGCCGCAGTGCGGTCCTTCTGGGCTGGGAGAACGAAGATACTGCACGCCTGCTGCTCAGCGAGAGCGATGGCGGCGAGGTGCACGTCAGCCGCGAAGCCCTGCTGAGCGACTACAGTGGCCGCGTATTCTTCGCCCAGCCGCAGCACAAATTCGACGTCAACCACGGTAACCTCATCCCGCGGGCGAAGTCGTGGTTCCGCGATACCTTGCTGCGCAGCAAGTGGCTGTATATCGACGCCATCGCTGCCAGCCTGGTGATCAACCTGATTGCCCTGGCCGCGCCGCTTTTTGTGATGAACGTGTATGACCGAGTGGTGCCCAACCAGGCGACCTCGACCCTTTGGGTATTGGCCGTCGGCATCGCTGGCGCTTATATCTTCGACCTGATTCTCAAGGGCCTGCGCGGTTTGTGCCTGGATCTAGCCGGCAAAAAGACCGACCTGATCATTTCGGCGACGCTGTTCGAACGCATTGTCGGCATGTCGATGAAGTACCGCCCGGCCAGGGTTGGCAGCTTTGCCCAGAATATTCACGAGTTCCAGGGCCTGCGCGATTTCCTCGCCTCGTTGACCCTGACCAGCCTGATCGACCTACCGTTCACTATCCTGATCCTGATTGTGATCGCCATCATTGGCGGGCACTTGGTGTGGATTCCGATCATCGCCTTCCCGCTCGCCCTGGGCATTGGCTACGCCCTGCAACGGCCACTGATGGCGACCATGGAGCGGACCATGGCCCTGGCCTCGGAGCGCCAGTCCAGCCTGATCGAAACCCTGGCCGGCCTGGATGCGGTGAAGGTCAACAACGCCGAAAGCGAACGCCAGTACATGTGGGAGCAGACCCTTGGCACCCTCAGCCGCCTGGAACTGCGCGTGAAGGTGCTGTCGAGCCTGGCAATGAACATCACCCTGCTGATCCAGCAACTGGCGGGTGTGGCGATGATTTGCGTCGGCGTATACCTGATCATTGACGGTAACCTGAGCATGGGCGGCCTGGTTGCCTGCTACATGCTCAGCGGCCGCGCCCTCGGCCCGCTGGGCCAGCTCAACGGCCTGCTCGCCCGCTACCAGCAGGCCAAGGTGACCATGGTCTCCACCGACCACATGATGGAGCTGCCGCAAGAGCGCAACTTTGAAGAGCGCCCGCTTAGCCGTAGGGTGCTGCAGGGCAGCGTAGAGTTCCGCGGCGTTGATTTTACCTACCCGAACCAGCAAAACCAGGCTTTGAAAAACATCAACCTCACCATTCGTCCCGGCGAAAAGGTGGGCATCATCGGCCGCAGCGGCTCGGGCAAGAGTTCGCTTGCCAAGCTCATCGTTGGCCTGTACGAGGCCAATAGTGGGTCGCTGCTGGTCGATGGCGTGGACATTCGCCAGATTGACGTCAGCGAACTGCGCCACAACATCGGCTACGTTCCGCAGGACATCCAGTTGTTGGCAGGCACTCTGCGCGACAACTTGGTCAGCGGCGCCCGTTATATTGAGGATGAGTTGATCCTGCAGGCCGCCGAGTTGGCTGGCGTGCATGAGTTCGCCCGGCTGCACCCGGACGGCTACGAGCTGCAAGTGGGTGAGCGGGGGCAGAACCTGTCCGGCGGCCAGCGGCAGAACGTAGCCCTGGGCCGCGCACTGTTGCTCAACCCGCAAATCCTGCTGCTGGACGAGCCGACCAGCGCCATGGACAACACCGGTGAAGAACGCCTCAAGCAGCGTCTGCAGGCAGTGGTGGAAGGCAAGACAGTTCTGCTGGTTACGCACCGTGCCTCGCTGCTGTCACTGGTAGACCGATTGATCGTGATCGATCGCGGGCAGATTGTCGCCGACGGCCCGAAAGCCGCGGTCATGGATGCGCTGAAAAAGGGGCAGATCAGTGTTGCATAA